From a region of the Fischerella sp. JS2 genome:
- the psb32 gene encoding photosystem II repair protein Psb32, with product MSKSEGFRISAFWRQRVAGVPPIVATAVLLLMVSAFFATPAFATGVYEMPKFTPNTWVVDQAEVLSRINEGKISSALEDLAKQTGNEVRFVTVRRLDYGETPESFTKALFEKWFPTTEAQANQTLLMIDTVTNGAAIVSGDRVKSLLTDEIAKSVTDETLMAPLREGDKYNQAFLDASDRLVAVLSGEPDPGPPQIVEKVQVEGTFGKTEEADKGNAIAWIVGLLIAATVIPMATYYIYLAIQPSSSDGNG from the coding sequence ATGTCAAAATCAGAAGGATTTAGAATTTCTGCCTTCTGGAGGCAGCGCGTTGCGGGGGTTCCCCCCATTGTAGCGACTGCCGTCCTTCTGCTGATGGTTTCTGCATTTTTTGCTACACCAGCTTTTGCTACAGGTGTATATGAAATGCCCAAATTTACACCCAATACTTGGGTTGTAGACCAAGCTGAAGTCCTTAGTCGTATTAATGAAGGCAAAATTAGTAGTGCCTTAGAGGATTTAGCGAAGCAAACTGGGAATGAAGTTAGATTTGTTACAGTACGTCGATTAGATTATGGTGAAACCCCAGAAAGTTTTACGAAAGCATTATTTGAAAAATGGTTTCCGACAACAGAAGCACAAGCCAATCAAACTTTATTAATGATTGATACCGTTACTAACGGTGCTGCCATTGTCAGTGGCGATCGCGTCAAGTCTTTACTTACAGACGAAATTGCCAAAAGTGTGACAGATGAAACCCTAATGGCACCTCTACGAGAAGGTGACAAATATAATCAAGCATTTTTAGATGCTAGCGATCGCTTAGTAGCTGTACTTTCTGGTGAACCTGATCCTGGTCCACCCCAAATAGTGGAAAAAGTACAGGTAGAAGGCACCTTTGGGAAAACAGAAGAAGCCGACAAAGGCAATGCGATCGCCTGGATAGTGGGACTTTTAATTGCTGCCACTGTCATCCCAATGGCGACTTATTACATTTACCTAGCTATTCAACCATCATCTTCTGATGGTAATGGTTAG